In Chryseobacterium viscerum, one DNA window encodes the following:
- a CDS encoding MAC/perforin domain-containing protein — translation MKKQILFCFSSLLMLFMSSCSSEDLNTDVTPENPAKTNRLSAAKFAGDGIYDVLGHGFNAAGEYANANSAGFKVVDIDRFKTEQAARLVSENTNTQEYVEEYGENAETYSKMVSTKVDVTAGIPLFKKTLSVGFNSAVTTNHKFDAKYIYGSYNLLIKQKRLRFNATTDMLADYITPEFAQDLQTKSSQQIVQDYGTHVMVDIYTGAKMDIIFQSETRNESRDRAARIGIKLGMSKIFDVDVQNDVNTSESTMNYSKKLSYRTRGGDPSKGLIGELNLDQNTPKINIANWQNSSTPNNSVLVDFGNNGLVFIFDLVKDPVKKAELKSYVIQYLIDNKVMLDYIPVPIYGFYSGSDRDHLLSTWAGTPNNYQAEGEQFKAYSYKAPNTVPVYQFYSANDRDHYYSTYQGTPWNYTYEGIAFYATMDSTKRPIYQFYSGNDRDHYYSTYPGTPNNYVAEGIPFYAYY, via the coding sequence ATGAAAAAACAGATTTTATTTTGCTTCAGTAGTTTACTGATGCTTTTCATGAGTTCATGTTCTTCAGAAGATCTGAATACTGACGTAACTCCTGAAAATCCTGCTAAAACCAATCGATTATCAGCTGCTAAATTTGCAGGAGACGGAATTTATGATGTCTTAGGGCATGGCTTTAATGCTGCAGGCGAATATGCTAATGCCAATTCTGCAGGATTTAAAGTAGTGGATATCGATCGTTTCAAAACTGAACAGGCGGCAAGACTGGTTTCAGAAAATACCAACACCCAGGAGTATGTTGAAGAATATGGTGAGAATGCAGAAACATATTCCAAAATGGTATCTACAAAAGTAGATGTCACGGCAGGAATTCCTTTATTCAAAAAAACGCTTTCAGTAGGATTTAATTCAGCGGTAACTACCAATCATAAATTTGATGCAAAGTACATCTATGGCAGTTACAATCTTTTGATCAAACAGAAAAGATTAAGATTTAATGCTACAACAGATATGTTAGCAGATTATATCACTCCTGAATTTGCTCAGGATTTACAGACAAAATCATCACAACAAATTGTGCAGGATTATGGTACACATGTAATGGTTGATATTTATACAGGGGCAAAAATGGATATCATCTTCCAGTCTGAAACAAGAAACGAAAGTCGTGACCGCGCTGCAAGAATTGGAATAAAATTGGGAATGTCTAAAATTTTTGATGTTGATGTACAGAATGATGTCAATACATCGGAATCTACCATGAACTATTCTAAAAAATTATCATACAGAACAAGAGGAGGAGATCCTTCTAAAGGTCTGATTGGAGAACTGAATCTTGACCAGAACACTCCGAAGATCAATATAGCAAACTGGCAAAACAGTTCTACGCCTAATAATTCTGTATTAGTGGATTTTGGAAATAATGGGTTAGTATTCATTTTTGATCTGGTAAAAGATCCTGTTAAAAAAGCAGAGCTTAAATCATACGTAATCCAATACCTTATCGATAATAAAGTAATGCTGGATTATATTCCAGTTCCGATTTATGGATTCTATAGCGGTTCCGATAGAGATCACCTGCTTTCTACATGGGCTGGAACTCCTAATAACTATCAGGCAGAAGGAGAGCAGTTCAAGGCATACAGCTATAAAGCACCCAATACAGTACCTGTTTATCAGTTCTATAGTGCAAATGACAGAGATCATTACTATTCTACTTATCAGGGAACACCATGGAACTATACCTATGAAGGAATTGCATTCTACGCAACTATGGACAGTACAAAAAGACCTATTTATCAG